A region from the Kineothrix sp. IPX-CK genome encodes:
- a CDS encoding NUDIX domain-containing protein has translation MVTGMENIYLRVKGIIKKDDKYLLIKRWVDDRIPDPFIWEFIDAEVNYGEAPDDAVLRAIRELLSVEGKIDRIVYTWSQMVGDSQCVGIAYLCSIDGNDEDNIVLSEEYGELDWVEKDKVSNYVENIYVLKDLEGVAL, from the coding sequence ATGGTTACTGGTATGGAGAATATTTATTTAAGAGTAAAGGGGATTATTAAAAAGGACGATAAATATTTACTGATAAAAAGATGGGTGGACGACCGCATTCCGGACCCCTTTATATGGGAGTTCATCGATGCTGAAGTAAATTACGGAGAGGCGCCTGACGATGCGGTTTTGCGGGCAATCAGAGAGCTTTTGTCCGTGGAAGGCAAAATTGATCGTATTGTATATACGTGGTCACAGATGGTAGGAGATTCCCAGTGTGTGGGAATCGCTTACCTGTGCAGTATCGATGGAAACGACGAGGATAATATTGTATTATCCGAAGAGTACGGAGAATTGGACTGGGTGGAAAAAGATAAGGTATCAAATTATGTGGAGAACATATACGTACTAAAGGATTTAGAAGGCGTTGCACTTTAA